From one Phocoena sinus isolate mPhoSin1 chromosome 6, mPhoSin1.pri, whole genome shotgun sequence genomic stretch:
- the FPGS gene encoding folylpolyglutamate synthase, mitochondrial isoform X1 has protein sequence MSRARCHLRAALFLAAVSSRGATTGVAARRVLSAWPAPQEPGMEYQDAVRTLNTLQTNANYLEQVKRQRGDPQTQLEAMRLYLARSGLQVEDLDQLNIIHITGTKGKGSTCAFTERILRSYGLKTGFFSSPHLVQVRERIRINGQPISPELFTKHFWRLYHRLEETKDDSSCVSMPGYFRFLTLMAFHVFLQEKVDLAVMEVGIGGAYDCTNIVKKPVVCGVSSLGIDHTGLLGDTMEKIAWQKGGIFKSGVPAFTVLQPDGPLAVLRDRAQQISCPLYLCPPLEALEEGGPLLTLGLEGEHQQANAALALQLARCWLQQKGYRDTGELKASRPSLPGQLPLAPVFQPTSHMQHGLRDTEWPGRTQLLRRGPLTWYLDGAHTTSSMQACVRWFRQALQSRERLGGGSEVLVLLFNSTGDRDSAALLKLLQPCQFDYTVFCPNLTEVSSTDNADQQNFTVTLDQVLLRCLAHQQHWSRLHEDQASPEPGGPAPLLLAPRPAHTHSASSLVFSCISHALQWISQGRDPVFQPPSPPRVLFAHPVAGSGAVVLQEAAAIHVLVTGSLHLVGGVLKLLEPSLSQ, from the exons ATGTCGCGGGCACGCTGCCACCTGCGCGCGGCTCTCTTCCTGGCAGCGGTTTCTTCGCGTGGTGCAACAACCGGGGTCGCAGCGAGGCGAGTATTGAGCGCGTGGCCTGCGCCGCAGGAGCCCGGCATGGAGTATCAG GATGCCGTGCGCACACTCAACACCCTGCAGACCAATGCCAACTACTTGGAGCAGGTGAAGCGCCAGCGGGGTGACCCCCAGACACAACTGGAAGCCATGAGGCTGTACTTGGCACGGAGTGGGCTGCAG GTGGAGGACTTGGACCAACTGAACATCATTCACATCACTGGGACCAAGGGGAAG GGCTCCACCTGTGCCTTCACTGAACGTATCCTCCGAAGCTATGGCCTGAAGACGGGATTCTTTAG CTCTCCCCACCTGGTGCAGGTGCGTGAGCGGATCCGAATCAATGGGCAGCCCATAAGCCCCGAGCTCTTCACCAAGCACTTCTGGCGCCTCTACCACCGGCTGGAGGAGACCAAG GATGACAGCAGCTGTGTCTCCATGCCTGGCTACTTCCGCTTCCTCACACTCATGGCCTTCCACGTCTTCCTCCAAGAGAAG GTGGACCTGGCAGTGATGGAAGTGGGCATCGGCGGGGCTTACGACTGCACCAACATCGTCAA GAAGCCTGTGGTGTGTGGGGTCTCCTCTCTTGGCATCGACCACACTGGCCTTCTGGGGGACACGATGGAGAAGATCGCATGGCAGAAAGGGGGCATTTTTAAG AGTGGCGTCCCCGCCTTCACTGTGCTCCAGCCTGACGGGCCCCTGGCAGTGCTGAGGGACCGCGCTCAGCAGATCTCA TGTCCCCTCTACCTGTGCCCACCACTAGAAGCCCTGGAGGAAGGGGGGCCGCTGCTGACCCTGGGCCTGGAGGGGGAACACCAGCAGGCCAATGCCGCCTTGGCCTTGCAGCTGGCTCGCTGCTGGCTGCAGCAGAAGGGCTACCGGG atACTGGAGAGCTGAAGGCGTCCAGGCCAAGCCTCCCGGGGCAGCTGCCCCTGGCACCTGTGTTCCAGCCCACGTCCCACATGCAGCATG ggcttcGGGATACGGAGTGGCCGGGCCGGACGCAGTTGCTGCGGCGGGGCCCCCTTACTTGGTACCTGGACGGCGCGCACACCACCAGCAGCATGCAGGCCTGCGTGCGCTGGTTCCGCCAGGCGCTGCAAAGCCGCGAGAGGCTGGGCGG CGGGTCTGAGGTCCTTGTCTTGCTCTTCAACTCCACTGGGGACCGGGATTCCGCGGCCCTGCTGAAGCTGCTGCAG CCCTGCCAGTTTGACTATACCGTTTTCTGCCCTAACCTGACAGAGGTGTCATCCACAGACAACGCAG ACCAACAGAACTTCACAGTGACCCTGGACCAGGTGCTGCTCCGCTGCCTGGCGCACCAGCAGCACTGGAGCCGCCTGCACGAGGACCAGGCCAGCCCGGAGCCTGGTGGGCCTGCACCCCTGCTGCTGGCACCCCGCCCAGCCCACACCCACAGCGCCAGCTCCCTCGTCTTCAGCTGCATTTCCCACGCCTTGCAGTGGATCAGTCAAGGCCGGGACCCTGTCTTTCAGCCACCCAGTCCCCCACGGGTCCTCTTTGCCCACCCTGTGGCAGGCAGTGGGGCCGTCGTCCTCCAGGAGGCTGCTGCCATCCACGTGCTGGTCACAGGCAGCCTGCACCTGGTGGGCGGCGTGCTGAAGCTGCTGGAGCCCTCCCTGTCCCAGTAG
- the FPGS gene encoding folylpolyglutamate synthase, mitochondrial isoform X3: MSRARCHLRAALFLAAVSSRGATTGVAARRVLSAWPAPQEPGMEYQDAVRTLNTLQTNANYLEQVKRQRGDPQTQLEAMRLYLARSGLQVEDLDQLNIIHITGTKGKASHRTQGSPHLVQVRERIRINGQPISPELFTKHFWRLYHRLEETKDDSSCVSMPGYFRFLTLMAFHVFLQEKVDLAVMEVGIGGAYDCTNIVKKPVVCGVSSLGIDHTGLLGDTMEKIAWQKGGIFKSGVPAFTVLQPDGPLAVLRDRAQQISCPLYLCPPLEALEEGGPLLTLGLEGEHQQANAALALQLARCWLQQKGYRDTGELKASRPSLPGQLPLAPVFQPTSHMQHGLRDTEWPGRTQLLRRGPLTWYLDGAHTTSSMQACVRWFRQALQSRERLGGGSEVLVLLFNSTGDRDSAALLKLLQPCQFDYTVFCPNLTEVSSTDNADQQNFTVTLDQVLLRCLAHQQHWSRLHEDQASPEPGGPAPLLLAPRPAHTHSASSLVFSCISHALQWISQGRDPVFQPPSPPRVLFAHPVAGSGAVVLQEAAAIHVLVTGSLHLVGGVLKLLEPSLSQ, translated from the exons ATGTCGCGGGCACGCTGCCACCTGCGCGCGGCTCTCTTCCTGGCAGCGGTTTCTTCGCGTGGTGCAACAACCGGGGTCGCAGCGAGGCGAGTATTGAGCGCGTGGCCTGCGCCGCAGGAGCCCGGCATGGAGTATCAG GATGCCGTGCGCACACTCAACACCCTGCAGACCAATGCCAACTACTTGGAGCAGGTGAAGCGCCAGCGGGGTGACCCCCAGACACAACTGGAAGCCATGAGGCTGTACTTGGCACGGAGTGGGCTGCAG GTGGAGGACTTGGACCAACTGAACATCATTCACATCACTGGGACCAAGGGGAAGGCGAGCCACAGGACCCAGGG CTCTCCCCACCTGGTGCAGGTGCGTGAGCGGATCCGAATCAATGGGCAGCCCATAAGCCCCGAGCTCTTCACCAAGCACTTCTGGCGCCTCTACCACCGGCTGGAGGAGACCAAG GATGACAGCAGCTGTGTCTCCATGCCTGGCTACTTCCGCTTCCTCACACTCATGGCCTTCCACGTCTTCCTCCAAGAGAAG GTGGACCTGGCAGTGATGGAAGTGGGCATCGGCGGGGCTTACGACTGCACCAACATCGTCAA GAAGCCTGTGGTGTGTGGGGTCTCCTCTCTTGGCATCGACCACACTGGCCTTCTGGGGGACACGATGGAGAAGATCGCATGGCAGAAAGGGGGCATTTTTAAG AGTGGCGTCCCCGCCTTCACTGTGCTCCAGCCTGACGGGCCCCTGGCAGTGCTGAGGGACCGCGCTCAGCAGATCTCA TGTCCCCTCTACCTGTGCCCACCACTAGAAGCCCTGGAGGAAGGGGGGCCGCTGCTGACCCTGGGCCTGGAGGGGGAACACCAGCAGGCCAATGCCGCCTTGGCCTTGCAGCTGGCTCGCTGCTGGCTGCAGCAGAAGGGCTACCGGG atACTGGAGAGCTGAAGGCGTCCAGGCCAAGCCTCCCGGGGCAGCTGCCCCTGGCACCTGTGTTCCAGCCCACGTCCCACATGCAGCATG ggcttcGGGATACGGAGTGGCCGGGCCGGACGCAGTTGCTGCGGCGGGGCCCCCTTACTTGGTACCTGGACGGCGCGCACACCACCAGCAGCATGCAGGCCTGCGTGCGCTGGTTCCGCCAGGCGCTGCAAAGCCGCGAGAGGCTGGGCGG CGGGTCTGAGGTCCTTGTCTTGCTCTTCAACTCCACTGGGGACCGGGATTCCGCGGCCCTGCTGAAGCTGCTGCAG CCCTGCCAGTTTGACTATACCGTTTTCTGCCCTAACCTGACAGAGGTGTCATCCACAGACAACGCAG ACCAACAGAACTTCACAGTGACCCTGGACCAGGTGCTGCTCCGCTGCCTGGCGCACCAGCAGCACTGGAGCCGCCTGCACGAGGACCAGGCCAGCCCGGAGCCTGGTGGGCCTGCACCCCTGCTGCTGGCACCCCGCCCAGCCCACACCCACAGCGCCAGCTCCCTCGTCTTCAGCTGCATTTCCCACGCCTTGCAGTGGATCAGTCAAGGCCGGGACCCTGTCTTTCAGCCACCCAGTCCCCCACGGGTCCTCTTTGCCCACCCTGTGGCAGGCAGTGGGGCCGTCGTCCTCCAGGAGGCTGCTGCCATCCACGTGCTGGTCACAGGCAGCCTGCACCTGGTGGGCGGCGTGCTGAAGCTGCTGGAGCCCTCCCTGTCCCAGTAG
- the FPGS gene encoding folylpolyglutamate synthase, mitochondrial isoform X2 — translation MRGARSLATSWPVAEKLWWEAPMEWPGPCGGPLSAKAASFQDAVRTLNTLQTNANYLEQVKRQRGDPQTQLEAMRLYLARSGLQVEDLDQLNIIHITGTKGKGSTCAFTERILRSYGLKTGFFSSPHLVQVRERIRINGQPISPELFTKHFWRLYHRLEETKDDSSCVSMPGYFRFLTLMAFHVFLQEKVDLAVMEVGIGGAYDCTNIVKKPVVCGVSSLGIDHTGLLGDTMEKIAWQKGGIFKSGVPAFTVLQPDGPLAVLRDRAQQISCPLYLCPPLEALEEGGPLLTLGLEGEHQQANAALALQLARCWLQQKGYRDTGELKASRPSLPGQLPLAPVFQPTSHMQHGLRDTEWPGRTQLLRRGPLTWYLDGAHTTSSMQACVRWFRQALQSRERLGGGSEVLVLLFNSTGDRDSAALLKLLQPCQFDYTVFCPNLTEVSSTDNADQQNFTVTLDQVLLRCLAHQQHWSRLHEDQASPEPGGPAPLLLAPRPAHTHSASSLVFSCISHALQWISQGRDPVFQPPSPPRVLFAHPVAGSGAVVLQEAAAIHVLVTGSLHLVGGVLKLLEPSLSQ, via the exons GATGCCGTGCGCACACTCAACACCCTGCAGACCAATGCCAACTACTTGGAGCAGGTGAAGCGCCAGCGGGGTGACCCCCAGACACAACTGGAAGCCATGAGGCTGTACTTGGCACGGAGTGGGCTGCAG GTGGAGGACTTGGACCAACTGAACATCATTCACATCACTGGGACCAAGGGGAAG GGCTCCACCTGTGCCTTCACTGAACGTATCCTCCGAAGCTATGGCCTGAAGACGGGATTCTTTAG CTCTCCCCACCTGGTGCAGGTGCGTGAGCGGATCCGAATCAATGGGCAGCCCATAAGCCCCGAGCTCTTCACCAAGCACTTCTGGCGCCTCTACCACCGGCTGGAGGAGACCAAG GATGACAGCAGCTGTGTCTCCATGCCTGGCTACTTCCGCTTCCTCACACTCATGGCCTTCCACGTCTTCCTCCAAGAGAAG GTGGACCTGGCAGTGATGGAAGTGGGCATCGGCGGGGCTTACGACTGCACCAACATCGTCAA GAAGCCTGTGGTGTGTGGGGTCTCCTCTCTTGGCATCGACCACACTGGCCTTCTGGGGGACACGATGGAGAAGATCGCATGGCAGAAAGGGGGCATTTTTAAG AGTGGCGTCCCCGCCTTCACTGTGCTCCAGCCTGACGGGCCCCTGGCAGTGCTGAGGGACCGCGCTCAGCAGATCTCA TGTCCCCTCTACCTGTGCCCACCACTAGAAGCCCTGGAGGAAGGGGGGCCGCTGCTGACCCTGGGCCTGGAGGGGGAACACCAGCAGGCCAATGCCGCCTTGGCCTTGCAGCTGGCTCGCTGCTGGCTGCAGCAGAAGGGCTACCGGG atACTGGAGAGCTGAAGGCGTCCAGGCCAAGCCTCCCGGGGCAGCTGCCCCTGGCACCTGTGTTCCAGCCCACGTCCCACATGCAGCATG ggcttcGGGATACGGAGTGGCCGGGCCGGACGCAGTTGCTGCGGCGGGGCCCCCTTACTTGGTACCTGGACGGCGCGCACACCACCAGCAGCATGCAGGCCTGCGTGCGCTGGTTCCGCCAGGCGCTGCAAAGCCGCGAGAGGCTGGGCGG CGGGTCTGAGGTCCTTGTCTTGCTCTTCAACTCCACTGGGGACCGGGATTCCGCGGCCCTGCTGAAGCTGCTGCAG CCCTGCCAGTTTGACTATACCGTTTTCTGCCCTAACCTGACAGAGGTGTCATCCACAGACAACGCAG ACCAACAGAACTTCACAGTGACCCTGGACCAGGTGCTGCTCCGCTGCCTGGCGCACCAGCAGCACTGGAGCCGCCTGCACGAGGACCAGGCCAGCCCGGAGCCTGGTGGGCCTGCACCCCTGCTGCTGGCACCCCGCCCAGCCCACACCCACAGCGCCAGCTCCCTCGTCTTCAGCTGCATTTCCCACGCCTTGCAGTGGATCAGTCAAGGCCGGGACCCTGTCTTTCAGCCACCCAGTCCCCCACGGGTCCTCTTTGCCCACCCTGTGGCAGGCAGTGGGGCCGTCGTCCTCCAGGAGGCTGCTGCCATCCACGTGCTGGTCACAGGCAGCCTGCACCTGGTGGGCGGCGTGCTGAAGCTGCTGGAGCCCTCCCTGTCCCAGTAG
- the FPGS gene encoding folylpolyglutamate synthase, mitochondrial isoform X4 gives MSRARCHLRAALFLAAVSSRGATTGVAARRVLSAWPAPQEPGMEYQDAVRTLNTLQTNANYLEQVKRQRGDPQTQLEAMRLYLARSGLQVEDLDQLNIIHITGTKGKGSTCAFTERILRSYGLKTGFFSSPHLVQVRERIRINGQPISPELFTKHFWRLYHRLEETKDDSSCVSMPGYFRFLTLMAFHVFLQEKVDLAVMEVGIGGAYDCTNIVKKPVVCGVSSLGIDHTGLLGDTMEKIAWQKGGIFKSGVPAFTVLQPDGPLAVLRDRAQQISCPLYLCPPLEALEEGGPLLTLGLEGEHQQANAALALQLARCWLQQKGYRDTGELKASRPSLPGQLPLAPVFQPTSHMQHGLRDTEWPGRTQLLRRGPLTWYLDGAHTTSSMQACVRWFRQALQSRERLGGGSEVLVLLFNSTGDRDSAALLKLLQPCQFDYTVFCPNLTEVSSTDNADEGNKARAERCAW, from the exons ATGTCGCGGGCACGCTGCCACCTGCGCGCGGCTCTCTTCCTGGCAGCGGTTTCTTCGCGTGGTGCAACAACCGGGGTCGCAGCGAGGCGAGTATTGAGCGCGTGGCCTGCGCCGCAGGAGCCCGGCATGGAGTATCAG GATGCCGTGCGCACACTCAACACCCTGCAGACCAATGCCAACTACTTGGAGCAGGTGAAGCGCCAGCGGGGTGACCCCCAGACACAACTGGAAGCCATGAGGCTGTACTTGGCACGGAGTGGGCTGCAG GTGGAGGACTTGGACCAACTGAACATCATTCACATCACTGGGACCAAGGGGAAG GGCTCCACCTGTGCCTTCACTGAACGTATCCTCCGAAGCTATGGCCTGAAGACGGGATTCTTTAG CTCTCCCCACCTGGTGCAGGTGCGTGAGCGGATCCGAATCAATGGGCAGCCCATAAGCCCCGAGCTCTTCACCAAGCACTTCTGGCGCCTCTACCACCGGCTGGAGGAGACCAAG GATGACAGCAGCTGTGTCTCCATGCCTGGCTACTTCCGCTTCCTCACACTCATGGCCTTCCACGTCTTCCTCCAAGAGAAG GTGGACCTGGCAGTGATGGAAGTGGGCATCGGCGGGGCTTACGACTGCACCAACATCGTCAA GAAGCCTGTGGTGTGTGGGGTCTCCTCTCTTGGCATCGACCACACTGGCCTTCTGGGGGACACGATGGAGAAGATCGCATGGCAGAAAGGGGGCATTTTTAAG AGTGGCGTCCCCGCCTTCACTGTGCTCCAGCCTGACGGGCCCCTGGCAGTGCTGAGGGACCGCGCTCAGCAGATCTCA TGTCCCCTCTACCTGTGCCCACCACTAGAAGCCCTGGAGGAAGGGGGGCCGCTGCTGACCCTGGGCCTGGAGGGGGAACACCAGCAGGCCAATGCCGCCTTGGCCTTGCAGCTGGCTCGCTGCTGGCTGCAGCAGAAGGGCTACCGGG atACTGGAGAGCTGAAGGCGTCCAGGCCAAGCCTCCCGGGGCAGCTGCCCCTGGCACCTGTGTTCCAGCCCACGTCCCACATGCAGCATG ggcttcGGGATACGGAGTGGCCGGGCCGGACGCAGTTGCTGCGGCGGGGCCCCCTTACTTGGTACCTGGACGGCGCGCACACCACCAGCAGCATGCAGGCCTGCGTGCGCTGGTTCCGCCAGGCGCTGCAAAGCCGCGAGAGGCTGGGCGG CGGGTCTGAGGTCCTTGTCTTGCTCTTCAACTCCACTGGGGACCGGGATTCCGCGGCCCTGCTGAAGCTGCTGCAG CCCTGCCAGTTTGACTATACCGTTTTCTGCCCTAACCTGACAGAGGTGTCATCCACAGACAACGCAG atgaaggcaATAAGGCTAGGGCAGAAAGATGTGCTTGGTAG